Proteins found in one Triticum aestivum cultivar Chinese Spring chromosome 4D, IWGSC CS RefSeq v2.1, whole genome shotgun sequence genomic segment:
- the LOC123100169 gene encoding huntingtin-interacting protein 1-like has product MAEIDTRPLESVQSALNLFEQRSDHSRFSSPDRNGQEIDVVTKELATCKLQLEAKESENKQAHMKLEALRKSMQELSEKYDRACLDAHRRITELEADNVAITTRQSQAAAECEALRDELDVAVDELDAVKRANAYVLGEVESMETRRILERESARDGLMRVLELNEAVLESAVAAIRAEEERSVYFQEVTLELFSSDKNLKTIRRQKETMEGMEGELLAKTVEVECLRSELIQLKDLYVSVSERVMVPASTAVRHADGDAGANPADTGGSLMTTTSTSMLASLTMTREAKNHEEKSLLILSMAVQKLQKPILTLNCRGRTVETFNLVTGISTLQRLLMSCKFRQDREGEFVSCLKARWRISRA; this is encoded by the exons ATGGCCGAGATTGACACGAGGCCCCTAGAATCTGTGCAGTCCGCCCTGAATCTCTTCGAGCAGAGAAGCGACCACAGCAGGTTCAGCAGCCCTGACAGAAAC GGGCAGGAGATCGACGTCGTGACCAAGGAGCTGGCGACCTGCAAGCTGCAGCTGGAGGCCAAGGAGAGCGAGAACAAGCAGGCGCACATGAAACTGGAGGCCCTGCGGAAGTCCATGCAGGAGCTCTCGGAGAAGTACGACCGGGCGTGCCTGGACGCGCAccgccgcatcaccgagctcgagGCCGACAACGTCGCCATCACCACCAGGCAGTCCCAGGCGGCGGCCGAGTGCGAGGCGCTGCGCGACGAGCTTGACGTCGCGGTGGACGAGCTCGACGCCGTGAAGCGCGCCAACGCGTACGTGCTCGGGGAGGTGGAGTCCATGGAGACGCGGCGGATCCTGGAGCGGGAGAGCGCGCGGGACGGGCTGATGCGCGTGCTGGAGCTCAACGAGGCCGTGCTGGAGTCGGCCGTCGCGGCCATCAGGGCGGAGGAGGAGCGGTCCGTGTACTTCCAGGAAGTCACGCTCGAGCTGTTCAGCTCTGACAAGAACCTGAAGACCATCAGGAGGCAGAAGGAGACGATGGAGGGCATGGAGGGGGAGCTGCTGGCCAAAACGGTGGAGGTCGAGTGTCTGCGGTCTGAGCTCATACAGCTCAAGGACCTTTACGTCTCGGTGTCAGAACGGGTCATGGTTCCGGCCTCGACGGCGGTGCGCCATGCCGACGGCGATGCTGGGGCAAACCCTGCCGACACGGGTGGGTCTTTGATGACGACCACGTCGACGTCAATGCTGGCAAGTCTGACAATGACAAGGGAAGCCAAGAACCACGAGGAGAAGTCGCTGCTGATCTTGTCAATGGCTGTCCAGAAGTTGCAGAAGCCTATTTTGACATTGAATTGCCGAGGGAGGACTGTCGAAACATTCAATCTGGTGACGGGAATATCAACGTTGCAACGTCTGCTGATGTCGTGCAAGTTCAGGCAGGACAGAGAAGGAGAGTTCGTTTCATGCCTGAAAGCCCGATGGAGGATTTCAAGAGCGTGA